A stretch of the Janthinobacterium sp. B9-8 genome encodes the following:
- a CDS encoding response regulator — protein sequence MSAHLILVDDDADLRALLSDYLVAQGYRVTAVGDGEAMLNAMEAETFDLLILDIMLPGEDGLTLCRNLRVTSHLPVLMLTARGDELDRIIGLEMGADDYLPKPFNPRELLARIKSILRRAPESAMAVKARRLCFAGWELDLAAQYLLGADGVVVALSTGEYRLLQVLAENPNRVLSRDQLMDAINGKEAAPFDRTIDVMIGRLRRRLGDDAREPLLIKTLRSSGYMLACKVEAY from the coding sequence TTAGTGGCTCAGGGTTATCGCGTCACGGCGGTGGGGGACGGCGAGGCGATGCTGAATGCTATGGAAGCAGAAACCTTTGATTTGCTGATTCTGGATATCATGCTGCCGGGGGAAGACGGGCTCACGCTTTGCCGTAATTTACGGGTGACGTCTCATCTGCCCGTGCTGATGCTGACGGCCCGTGGTGATGAGCTGGATCGGATTATTGGCTTGGAAATGGGGGCGGATGATTATCTACCCAAGCCATTTAATCCCAGAGAGCTCTTGGCACGCATCAAAAGTATTTTGCGCCGGGCACCCGAATCAGCAATGGCGGTTAAGGCGCGGCGGCTGTGTTTTGCGGGCTGGGAGCTGGATCTGGCCGCGCAATATTTATTAGGCGCAGATGGCGTGGTGGTTGCGCTATCTACCGGGGAGTACCGGCTATTGCAAGTGCTGGCAGAAAACCCAAACCGGGTTTTATCGAGAGATCAGTTGATGGATGCTATTAATGGCAAAGAGGCCGCGCCATTTGATCGCACGATTGACGTGATGATAGGGCGCTTGCGTCGCCGCCTTGGCGATGATGCGCGCGAGCCGCTGCTAATTAAAACCCTGCGCAGCAGTGGCTATATGCTGGCGTGTAAGGTTGAGGCTTACTAA